In Nematostella vectensis chromosome 11, jaNemVect1.1, whole genome shotgun sequence, a genomic segment contains:
- the LOC5502707 gene encoding potassium voltage-gated channel protein Shaker: MQAAGFATAAATRDRSESRFSRGEEVEKYIRPTSRLGCARIKINVSGMVFETYEETLAQYPQTLLGCPQKRVRYLDPNSGEYCFDRDKSLFNSILFFYQSHGILACPGDVSKELFLKEVKFFQLHQAVEKLKKDLEPIVEPPQPILLPDHAIKRKLWLLFEFPHSSRCASFLANFSVFVIVVSTVTFCMETIESIGYNFTNICDSVANNTNSALNESFIEVKNATQSNCIIKGEQVEFWSTIEAVYVTWFTLEYLIRVICAPVRCKFMKSAMGLVDFLAIIPFYITLLAQNNIIAGFPVLRIVRLFRVIRVLKLSRYSRGLKLLAKTLVLSGGDLPSILAVLIINIILFSSIVYYVENGIKDSDFKSIPDAFWWSVVTMTTVGYGDQVPKGPLGRLVGAICAVSGIVILFCFPTPVLLSHFEEMYSLSDKKKPKNSNKDTDRINSEDNSAAGMISKRVEHITVEFTV, from the coding sequence ATGCAAGCGGCAGGCTTTGCAACAGCTGCAGCTACTCGGGATCGGAGTGAAAGCCGGTTCAGCCGAGGCGAGGAAGTCGAGAAATACATCCGCCCGACGAGTCGACTAGGCTGCGCGCGCATAAAGATCAATGTCAGCGGTATGGTGTTTGAGACCTACGAGGAAACCCTAGCTCAGTACCCGCAAACGCTTCTGGGATGCCCACAAAAACGAGTCCGTTACCTGGACCCGAACAGCGGCGAGTACTGTTTTGACAGGGACAAATCATTATTCAATTCTATTCTATTTTTCTACCAGTCGCATGGAATCCTAGCCTGCCCTGGGGATGTCTCGAAGGAGTTGTTTTTGAAGGAGGTGAAGTTCTTCCAGCTCCACCAGGCGGTGGAGAAACTAAAAAAAGACTTGGAACCTATTGTAGAGCCTCCGCAACCTATTCTTCTTCCTGATCACGCAATAAAACGGAAACTATGGCTTCTCTTCGAGTTTCCGCACTCGTCGCGATGTGCGAGTTTTTTAGCGAATTTCTCCGTTTTCGTGATTGTTGTATCTACTGTGACGTTCTGTATGGAGACAATTGAATCAATTGGGTACAACTTTACGAACATTTGTGATTCGGTAGCAAACAACACGAATTCAGCATTGAATGAATCCTTTATCGAGGTAAAGAATGCGACACAATCAAACTGCATTATCAAAGGAGAGCAAGTGGAATTTTGGAGTACTATAGAGGCCGTGTACGTCACGTGGTTCACATTAGAGTATCTTATAAGAGTTATTTGCGCGCCGGTTAGATGCAAGTTTATGAAATCCGCCATGGGTTTGGTGGACTTTCTAGCAATAATCCCATTCTACATAACCTTGCTTGCTCAGAACAACATAATCGCTGGGTTCCCTGTCTTGCGTATTGTTCGTCTCTTCCGGGTGATCCGGGTATTAAAGCTGTCTCGTTACAGTCGTGGACTCAAGCTTCTCGCTAAGACTCTTGTTCTCAGCGGAGGAGATCTACCCTCCATCCTAGCCGTTCTAATAATCAACATAATTCTATTTTCAAGCATTGTTTACTACGTCGAAAACGGCATCAAAGATAGCGATTTCAAAAGTATCCCGGATGCGTTTTGGTGGTCTGTTGTTACCATGACAACGGTAGGGTACGGGGACCAGGTGCCGAAAGGCCCCCTGGGAAGACTAGTGGGTGCTATTTGCGCGGTGTCCGGGATAGTGATTCTCTTCTGCTTTCCCACGCCCGTACTGTTATCGCATTTTGAGGAGATGTACTCATTAagcgataaaaaaaagccgAAAAATAGCAACAAGGATACCGATAGAATCAATTCTGAAGATAACTCGGCAGCTGGTATGATAAGTAAGAGAGTTGAACATATTACAGTGGAATTTACGGTGTGA